ACGAGGAGGTGAAATTAGTTTAATAAATATTTTGCATTTAAGTGAATTATTGCAGGATGTTGCACAACAGTTACAAGATGAGAACGCACTTATGGAATGGTTAATGTTAAAAATAACACAACCCAAAAACAAAAGAATATCTGATCAAAATTTACGATTAGGTAGTAATCATCAATTAATAAAGATTAGTACAATACATAAATCTAAAGGATTAGAGTTTCCATTAATATTTTTGCCATTCGTAGCGGACTTTAATGGTGTAAAAAATCCCTTTTTTCATGATAGAAAATCATATAAAACTCATTTCAATTTTAATACATCTAAATCAAATTTAATATTGGCAGATGAAGAACGTTTATCAGAAGATTTAAGACTGTTATATGTAGCAGTGACTCGTAGTATTTATCATTGTTCTATAGGTGTTGGTCCAGTAGTACGACGACGATATAAAAGAAAATCTAATATCAATGATTTACATCACAGTGCCTTAGGATATTTAATTCAAAAAAAAATTGCTGGAAATGCAGTAACATTAAGGAAACATTTAAAAAATCTCAGTGTTTATTCAAATGGCGATATTTCCTTTCGTATTATTTCAAAATCGCAAGAACTATTTTCTAACATATCACCTGTTGTATCTAATCAATTTCTATGTGCGAAACAGTGGAAGACACCATCAAATTTTATTCCATGGAATATAACAAGTTTTAGTTCTTTAAAACATACTGATGTTGATGTTACGACGTGTTTAGATTTGGACAAACAATTAGATATCAGAGAACATGTTCAGAGCCGAAATAGTGATACTCCTTTGACACCACATACTTTTCCTGCAGGGAAAACATGTGGTAGTTTTTTTCATAGTATCTTTCAAATTTTGGACTTTAGAAAAATTGTAGATATAAAATGGTTATGTGCGCATATGGTGAGATATAATATTGATCCAATTTGGGGGTTTGTTGTTCGAGAATGGATATACATAGTACTTAATACCCCTCTTAATAATGATCATTTAACTCTTTCACAAATAATTCCTAATAATAAAAAAACTGAGCTTAAATTTTATTTATCTATTAATACGCGTTTATCATCGGAAGAATTAAATTGTTTATGTAAAAAATATGATTCTTTATCATGTAAATCTGCATCGTTGAATTTTTCGGATATTACAGGAATGTTACAAGGGTTTATTGATTTAGTGTTTCGTTGGAATCATCGATATTATTTATTGGATTATAAAACTAATTGGTTAGGTAAGAACAATGAGGATTATGTTAATTCTAAAATAACACAAGAAATGGTTAAACATCATTATGCATTACAATATCAATTGTATACTTTAGCGTTGCACCGATTTTTACGTAATAGACTCGTGTCTTATAATTATGAGAAAGACTTTGGGGGAGTATATTATTTATTTATACGAGGTATGGATGGGTCACCGTTGAGTAATGGAATTTATTTTTTTCGTCCATTGTCAACATTTATTAATAAATTAGATAATTTATTTTCTAAAAAATAATCTGAACATCGTTATTATATTCTATTCTATGGAATGGTAAAATTATATCTTAAGTAAGATAATATAGATGTCATTTAATATATGAAATGATTAGAGTGTATATTTATTGTAATAAATATACATGTTGGATGTATATAATAATTATGCAAATAGATGATTTACATCTAAAAGAATAAATATAGATTATTAAGTGAAATTTTAAAAATTATAATTATCTGTGTTTAATTAAAATACAGTTTTTTGTTTTTTAAAACATATAACTTAATATATGGATCGTACAATAATTTTCTCTTTTCTTCTTCTATTATATGAAAGATGTTGTTAAAAAAATTTTAAAATTAGGATTGTGGCATTCATTAGACGTGCAATTTGCTGATGTATTGGCCCTTCCCATTTATGATGACAATAATATAAAAGAGGCATTAATTTTAGCTAGTGCAACTTTAAGTGCTAACGTTAGGATTGGTCATGTTTGTTTACCTTTATGTTTTCTTACTCCTGATAAATTATTTCAAGGAAATTATCCTGAATTAACGAATACGATATGTAGAAAATTAGGAAAATTATCTATAACTGATTGGCAAGAATTATTGCTTTCTTGTCCCGCGGTTAGTGATGGATCGCGGGTCACCCCATTAATATTGGAAAATAAGAATTTGTATTTACATCATATGTGGAGAGATGAATGTATAGTCGCTCAATTTTTTAATCATAAATATCAATCAAACATCTTTCAAAAAGAAAAAATAATTTATGTATTAAATCAATTATTTCCTGTTTCTTATACAGAAATTGATTGGCATAAAATAGCCACTGCTATTGGAATAACACATCATAGAGTATTAATTTCTGGAGGACCTGGAACCGGAAAAACATCTATTATAGCCAAGATAATAGCAGCATTATTGTTATGTAATAACAATAATAATTTAAATATCAAGATTACTGCTCCAACGGGAAAGGCAGCGGCTCTTTTGACTGAATCTTTTAAAACAACAATTAATAATATTCCACAATTAAAACAGTATTCTTTGCGTAATTTACCAGAAAAAGCTACCACTCTACATAGTTTACTTCGAACATTATTATATACAGAAGAGATGCAATATAATTACTTCAATTTTTCGAATTTAGATCTGGTAGTGATTGATGAAGCTTCTATGGTTAGTTTGTCTATATTAGCTCAGCTAATTTTAAGACTTTCTCCTCAAACGAATGTAATTTTGTTTGGTGATCAACATCAATTATGTTCAGTGGAACCTGGATCTGTATTTAAAGATGTGTGTCAATTTTCTAATTTTTTTTATTCTCCTGAACGTCATCAAGAACTTATAGATCTTACAGGTTACACATTGCCTGTTGTATCTCCTTCTGAATCATCTATGCATTATAATTATAATAGTATTATTGATGGTACATGTATACTAAAGAAAAATTATCGATTTAGTGAAAGTTCAGGAATTCATCAATTATCTAGCGCTATAAATGCAGGAGATTATATTAAAACGTTGTCATTATTAAATTCAAATATATACAAGGATTTATATTATATTTGTTTCGTAGATAAAAAAAGCTATATCACTATGATTCTTAATTGCGCAATGAAATATTCTAACTATTTTAAAAAATTGAAACACACTAAAATATTAACAAAAAATATTTTAGAGATTTTTTCTTATTATAGAATATTATGTGCATCACGTGATGGTCCATTTGGGGTAATAAGGCTTAATTATTATGTTGAACAAATATTAAATGAGAAAGGATTAATTCAATTAAATAATTCTAGGAACTATATAGGTAGACCGATTATTATATTGCGTAATAAACCATCATTAGAATTATATAATGGAGATGTTGGAGTTTTGTTGTTAAATGATCAAAACAAACTGTCTGCATATTTTATTTCATCACAAGGCGGTATAAAAGTTATACAAATATATCAATTGCCAGAGCACGAAACTTGTTTCGCTATGACTATACATAAAGCACAAGGCTCTGAATTTCAACATATCTCAATAGTATTATCTGATAGACATACACCATTACTAACGCGAGAATTGTTCTATACTGCTGTCACTAGAGCTCGTCAATATCTTTGTTTATACGCAACAGATCACGTAATAATAAGCAGCGTCAATTTGCCTACACAACGTTATAGCGGGCTATATAATAAAATAAAAAATAATATAATGTCTATGGTTTAAATAAATAAAAATTTTTTATTTTATACTTGGCATTATTTGCCAATGTAATATTTGTATTGTGTAATATATAGTATTTTAATTGTTAAAATATTTATTTTTTTGTGATGTGAAAAATTTGGAAATCATTATATTATTCTGTATTTCATTGCGTTGAAAAAGTAATGTTCTGCAGTTTCAGTAATTTTTGAGATGGTGTCTTCGCTTAAGTCAAATGAGATAAGTTTTCGAAAATATGGATCGTGACTTTCTCTAAAAAGAGAATATTTGGTACCTTTCCAAATTTGGATTAGTTTTTGGCGCGCTTCTTGTTGACAATGTGGGTTTGAAGAAATTGTTCGAGTATTCCAGTCGAATATATGATTCATCCAAGCTCCTCCAGCATGATGTAATAGCAATACTGGTGTGTTTATACCGCTACAGTAATCCGATATTAGAGTGAATAGTAACTTTTTTGCATGTAGTCTTGATAAATTAGGAAAATGCCATGTATTACTAGTACCAAATAATCTACTACTGCCCTTTCCACCTATAGCGCAATAGATGATATGTTCTATCCATAATAATAATACATCTTTCATAGAAAGATGTCGAGGTTGCCAACGTATCAACCCATTTTCTTGAACTGAAATTAATTGACCGATTAATTTAGTCGTATCAAATATTAAAGAAATATTTAGGCTATGTTTTTCAATACAATGAAATGTTTTTATTTGATTTGCCAGTATTGTCATTTTTTTTTGTTGTTTAGTCCAATATAATTTTCCAAATACACCATAAGGTAGAATTCCAGAAGCACGTACATTACGATATAGTTCATCAATGTTTTTATTATGAATTAGATAATCGATCAATTTTATATTTAGTTTATAACGATTGAGTCTATCTACCGAAAAAGGTTCATCATTTGATAATTTTAATGTGTTTTGATCAAAATAAACATTCAAACGGTTTTGAAACCATGTGCGTACTGGATGGCGATAAAAATTGTATAAATCTTGAAACATTATTGTTTTTGTAGCGTGATAAGAAAGTGGAGTATTAAAATTCGGATAGATTAATGGAGAGTGATTGTTATTAATATTTATTGTAGATAGCCATTCTTTAGCAAAACTTTGTTGGTTATTACTAGAATTAAAATTGTCAGGAGAAAAAGGAAACGGATGATGCCATTGGCATAAACGCTGACGTATATGTTTTATGTTAATGTTTATGTCTATATTTTCATGTTCTTTTGAGTAAAAGTTCAAAGCAATATATTCGAAAAGTTCATTAACTAGCACAGAAGGATAATTCATGGCAATATCATACATTGAGTGCCCGATAAAACTAATATATATCCGTTCTTGAGCTAATAACAATGCCATCAAAAATGAATAACAATCTTTTTCGTATATGTTATCGTCATTTTTGCGTGGATTTTTAACCATTAAATTAAAGTCTGGGGTAATTTTATTGCGAGGAAATTTATCGTCATTCATGCCTAAAAAACACACTATTTTGTAAGGAATACAGAAAATTGGATTAATATTGCAAAAATTAATTACATTTGGTATAAATCGGGGGATTATAATATTTTGTGTTAATTTTTGACATAATTTATCGCGTAGCACTGTTATACTGATAGTTTGATTATATTCTGCTTGTATGCCTGATTCTAATACATCTTCGTAGCAGTTTTTTAAGAATAGTAAAACTTTTTTGTTGTCTGAATCCAGATGATCACAATAAAAAAAATCGTCAATTATTTCTTTGAAATAAGATCTCCATTCTATCAATGGATAAGAATGACTGAATCGATCTCTCCATTTTTTTAATGTTTTTAAAAATTCACCTAATTGACCAATAACATTAGAATGGTCTCTGATCGTTATATCATCATATGGTAAAAATTTTTCCCAGGTATTATGTTGATGTTTGATAGCATAACCTAATAACATTCGATTTAATCCAAAATTCCAGGTATTTTGATTAATGATAGGCAAATTAAAATTATACATGGTAATATCATCAAGCCCCCACCTAATACCAGATTCAATAGTCCACTGGTGTAATAATTTCACTTCTTCTTTGTTCATGTTAAACCGAGATGCGATAGGTGTTATTGTTAAAAATGACAAAATTTCTTCAGAAGTAAATCGACTGTGTGTTATATTAAGTATTTTAATAAAAGTTGATACAATGGGGTGAGTATTTTTTTTATAGCTATTTGTTGCGATATTAAACGGTAGATGTCGATCTTGTATATTATCAAATATACTGTGAATAGCTGATTTATAATAGTGTATATCGTAAGCCATAACTATGATGTCTCCCGGAGACAGTGATGGATCATCTGTCATCATGGATAATAAATTATCATGTAACACTTCTACTTCTCGTTGAATACTATGGCAAACATGACAAGTAATTGATTGATCTTCTAATGTTAATAAATGTCGTTCATTATTTTTAAATGTTGTGGTATTACTTTGTTTTTTTTTATTTTTTGTATGATTCTGAAATTCTAAAATGTTTTTTTGTATTATGTGAAGTAAAGAATTTTGTTTAGGAACAATGAAAGATGTTAGTTCTATTTTATCTTGTAATTGAGTAAATAAAGATAGAGTATTGCGAGCGACGTTTCCCCATGAATTTAATAAAGGATGATTGATATTATCATGATTATTACGTTTGAAAAGGTGAGCAGTAACAAATGAAGATGAATGTGATGAAGCAGTTGTTTGGTTGATCAATTGTTTTTCTTGTTGTGTTATAGTATCTTGATCTTGATTAGGTATATAAATCAAATTATGACAACATGGATTTATAAACCATAAGTAAATATCAATATGATAGCTTAATAATTTTAATATATTCCAATATATAGGTGGTATGGATGTGATTCCAAAAATAAATATTCTACTTGGAAGATGATTGCAAATTATATTTTGGGTGTTTTTTAAAAAATTAATGCAACGTTGTAAAGGATGTATATTATTATTATTCAATTTTTGATGATCACATTCTATATTCTCTATAAATATGCGCCATATTTTTGATTGCCAGGACTGATGCGTGTCATCTAAATCATTTATTATTTCATTGGATTCCCAGCTATTCAACCAATCTGGACGATATATTAAATATTGGATAAATAAATTGGAAAGTTGTTCAGAAAATTGACCTATTTTTTGTTGATTGGCATCATCGTGTAAGTATTTGTCTATAATAGGGCACTGGTTTAATATTTGCGTTTGAGATAATATTTTCATAAATTTCCAATATATGCTAGAACATGAGAAATTATTCGTTATAGAGTTATTGGGTTCTATTTTATTAGAAATATATTGTATGAAAGACATTAAAGTCATAAATTTGATATTACATGCAATACCAAAGTGATTAGCTATCTCAATCTGTATCCATTGATCCATAATACTGTGTTCTGTTAATATTATTTCAGATTGCATGGGATCAGGTAATGATTGATCTGACATAGTATTAATTAATAGTTTTTTGAATGCATTTGATTGATTAGAGTGATAAATAATGAACATTGTGTATTAAAATTATCTAATTAGATAAGGCGTATTTTTGTCAATTTGATACATATATATATATGTTCTGTATAAACATATGATATGGGTTATGTTTGTTGTAATTACATATAACTAAAAGTATAACTATAAATATGCAATATAATTTGTTCAATTTCATAAATATGAGCTATGTGTATTAGTTCAAACCGAACTAATTTTAATTAATTCATATATTTCAAAAAACAGAAGAAATAAACAAATGTTGTTCATGATTAAATATTTACAAAATTGATCTTTTTATCATTATTGATTTGCTGTCTTTATTTATTATATAAATGTAGTAATATAAAAAGTATATATAATTTTTTGATGTTTTAAACAATATATATATATATATATATTTAATAAATTAACTATTTATAAGCGACATAAATTATAACTATTCCCAATATAATCATGGGACATGACAAAATTTGACCCATGGTGAGTATGTTATTAATTAATCCTAGATGACTATCAGGTTGACGAAAAAACTCTGCTATAAAACGAAACACACCATAACAAATTAGAAACAATCCAGATACACTACCTACAGGATGTGGTTGACGAATAAACTTGTGTATAATAACGAATAGTATCATTCCTTCTAAAAACATTTCATATAATTGAGATGGATGACGAGGCAGTACACCATAATTATCAAATAGTGGTTGCCATTCAGGATGATCTAGTAATGTTAACAAATCTTGATATACGGAATTAGGAAATAAAACAGCCCATGGAATATCAATGGCTATTCGACCCCATAATTCTCCGTTAATAAAATTTCCTAATCTACCGAGTCCTAATCCAAAAGGAACTGCTGGTACGATAAAATCCGATATTTGAAAAAAAGATTGGTGTTTTTTATAAGAAAACCATGCAATTGATATAATTACACCTATTAATCCGCCATGAAAAGACATACCTCCTTCCCATATATTAAATATCGAAAGTAAGTTTTTAGAAAAAAAAGACCATTGATAAAATAATACATATCCAATACGACCACCCAATAAAACACCAAAACAACACAAACATAGTAAATGTTCTATGTTTACATGCGTCCATAAAACAACATTATTAGAATATCGTATACGATGCGATAATGACCACATGGCGTACATAAAAGCTAATCCATACATCATTCCATACCAATGTAGCGAAATAGGTCCTATTTTAAAAATTACTGGATTAAACGTATGATAATAAAGATCTTGCATATTTATTGATGATATTATACGATGTATAATTGTTGTGATTAGTTTTTAACTAAAATATATAGTTATATTTATATAAAAATAAAACATATTTTGATGTGTCATTGGTATTTTAAAGCTGCAATATTTTAATCACAAATTGATCTATTTTTATTGATTATATTAGATGTTGTTTTATTTTTTATAAATAATAACAGTATTTCACTATGAAATTATTACATTAACAAATTCTTGCATAACTTTTCTATACACATTTCTTTTAAAAAAAACGACTCGGCGTATTGGATACCACACACTAACCCATTTCCAGCTATCAAATGTATGATCTTCATTGTTTTGTATATTAATATGGGTATCTTTAGATAAAAGTTTTAATAAAAACCACTTTTGTTTTTGACCAAAGCAGATCGGTCTAATTTTCCAACGAATTAATTTCTTAGGCAGCCTATAACGTATCCAAGATTGGGTTGAAGATAGAATACGAACATCTTGATAATTCAATCCTATTTCTTCAAATAATTCCCTATACATGGCTTGTTCTGGAGTTTCTCCGATGTTAATTCCGCCTTGAGGAAATTGCCAGCAGTAATGTTGCTTACATTTTCTGGCCCATAATACCTGTTGTTGAGTATTACATAGCACAATTCCTACGTTTAATCGGTAACCGTTACTGTCAATCACCAGATGGCCCCAGTTTTATTAAGATATTTTGTTAAATTTTAAATATTCATATTCACAACAAAAATAACTGTTCCATTGCATTTTTGTATAAATTTAGGAATTATAAAGTATTTAAAATATATGCAAAGCTGCACATATACCCGCTTTGTTTACGTTAGTTAATTAAAATTATTATAGTATCAACATACTTTTTGTATTCTATATTATAATTATAGTTAACTCAAGGAGTTTTATTACGGTGTTGTAAGCTTAAGTTCGTACTTTTCACAGAAATTTTTAATTAAAAAATTTGATTATAATTTGTGTCAGTGTTCTGATTGAAAGTGATATTGTTAATCATTTTATAAAAATTGGAGATATAATATTGCTTATGGAAACATCATTAATAATAATCAATCTATATTTAAAAATTTTAAAATAAAAAGTATAAGAATATGTTTTGATTTGTATCGTTTGGTTCATAATTTGTTTGTTTTTGTCAAAAACACACATAATAAATAATTCTAAATAAACAAGATAAAAATAAGATTAAAAACAATTATATGAGATATAAAAATATTATTTAATTAACATTTTAAATATATTAAATAATGATTTTTTAATAAATATATAGTGTAATATTTAATAATTCTAATACTTTTATTTATGAAAATTTTCCATCGTTTCTAACATAAATAAATCTTCTAGTTTTTGTTTTCGGCGAATTTGACGCATTTTCCCATTTTCAAATAAAACCTCTGGTAATAATGGACGCGTATTATAATTAGAAGACATAGAAGCACCGTATGCACCAGTATCATGAAATATTAAATAATCTCCTACTTTTGCTGAACAAGGTAATTTACGCGTCAATACTGTTCCATTTATATTTTGTGTAAAAATATCTCCAGATTCGCATAATGGCCCACCAACAACGGTATCACATAATGTTTCTACAATCATGTTGCGATTATCTCCGGGTATCAATGAAATATGGTGGTAACTGCCATACATTACTGGGCGCATTAAATCATTATATCCTGCGTCTATTAATACAAAATGACGAGTACCCATTTTTTTTACTGCTCTAATTTGTGCAATTAATATCCCTGATTCCGCAACAAGAAAGCGACCAGGCTCTATTTCTAATGTTACTGTGTGATTTAAATGTTGACTGATGTATTTTCTTGCGTTATTCCATAATTGAAAATAATGATTTACATCTACAACTATGTCGTTGTGTTGATACGGTATTGTTAATCCTCCTCCAGCAGAAATAACATGTACATCTATTTTATATTTTAAGATTTGCTGAACCATCGCATTACATACTTTAGACAAATGGTCGTATTGTACCCCGGAACCAATATGCATATGCAGCCCAATTAATCGTAAATCATAATGATGAATATAATATAAAGCGGTTGGTATATCTTCATGCCAGATACCATGTTTGCTATTTTCTCCTCCAGTATTAGTTTTTTGATTATGTCCATTTCCAAATCCAGGATTAATACGTAACCATACTTTATGCCCAGGAGAACAAATGCCTAATTGCTCTAACATATCTATCGATCCTGCATTAACAACTATATTTAATTTTAATATTCTTAATAGAGTTTCTTCTTCTAAGATGTCAGCAGTGAAAACTATTTCATTACTTTGTTTTCCTGTTTTAAAGCCAGCTAATAATGCTCGTTCAATTTCTCCTAAAGAAACAGCATCTATTTTCACTCCATGATTGTGCATTAATCGCAAAATATGAATATTAGAGCAAGATTTTTGAGCGTACCGTATAACATCAAATTGTTTTAATTGTGTAATACGATTAATTATGATTGAGGCATCGTATACCCATACTGGTCCTTTATATTTTTGAT
This sequence is a window from Blochmannia endosymbiont of Camponotus sp. C-003. Protein-coding genes within it:
- the lgt gene encoding prolipoprotein diacylglyceryl transferase — its product is MQDLYYHTFNPVIFKIGPISLHWYGMMYGLAFMYAMWSLSHRIRYSNNVVLWTHVNIEHLLCLCCFGVLLGGRIGYVLFYQWSFFSKNLLSIFNIWEGGMSFHGGLIGVIISIAWFSYKKHQSFFQISDFIVPAVPFGLGLGRLGNFINGELWGRIAIDIPWAVLFPNSVYQDLLTLLDHPEWQPLFDNYGVLPRHPSQLYEMFLEGMILFVIIHKFIRQPHPVGSVSGLFLICYGVFRFIAEFFRQPDSHLGLINNILTMGQILSCPMIILGIVIIYVAYK
- the rppH gene encoding RNA pyrophosphohydrolase; translated protein: MIDSNGYRLNVGIVLCNTQQQVLWARKCKQHYCWQFPQGGINIGETPEQAMYRELFEEIGLNYQDVRILSSTQSWIRYRLPKKLIRWKIRPICFGQKQKWFLLKLLSKDTHINIQNNEDHTFDSWKWVSVWYPIRRVVFFKRNVYRKVMQEFVNVIIS
- the recC gene encoding exodeoxyribonuclease V subunit gamma produces the protein MFIIYHSNQSNAFKKLLINTMSDQSLPDPMQSEIILTEHSIMDQWIQIEIANHFGIACNIKFMTLMSFIQYISNKIEPNNSITNNFSCSSIYWKFMKILSQTQILNQCPIIDKYLHDDANQQKIGQFSEQLSNLFIQYLIYRPDWLNSWESNEIINDLDDTHQSWQSKIWRIFIENIECDHQKLNNNNIHPLQRCINFLKNTQNIICNHLPSRIFIFGITSIPPIYWNILKLLSYHIDIYLWFINPCCHNLIYIPNQDQDTITQQEKQLINQTTASSHSSSFVTAHLFKRNNHDNINHPLLNSWGNVARNTLSLFTQLQDKIELTSFIVPKQNSLLHIIQKNILEFQNHTKNKKKQSNTTTFKNNERHLLTLEDQSITCHVCHSIQREVEVLHDNLLSMMTDDPSLSPGDIIVMAYDIHYYKSAIHSIFDNIQDRHLPFNIATNSYKKNTHPIVSTFIKILNITHSRFTSEEILSFLTITPIASRFNMNKEEVKLLHQWTIESGIRWGLDDITMYNFNLPIINQNTWNFGLNRMLLGYAIKHQHNTWEKFLPYDDITIRDHSNVIGQLGEFLKTLKKWRDRFSHSYPLIEWRSYFKEIIDDFFYCDHLDSDNKKVLLFLKNCYEDVLESGIQAEYNQTISITVLRDKLCQKLTQNIIIPRFIPNVINFCNINPIFCIPYKIVCFLGMNDDKFPRNKITPDFNLMVKNPRKNDDNIYEKDCYSFLMALLLAQERIYISFIGHSMYDIAMNYPSVLVNELFEYIALNFYSKEHENIDININIKHIRQRLCQWHHPFPFSPDNFNSSNNQQSFAKEWLSTININNNHSPLIYPNFNTPLSYHATKTIMFQDLYNFYRHPVRTWFQNRLNVYFDQNTLKLSNDEPFSVDRLNRYKLNIKLIDYLIHNKNIDELYRNVRASGILPYGVFGKLYWTKQQKKMTILANQIKTFHCIEKHSLNISLIFDTTKLIGQLISVQENGLIRWQPRHLSMKDVLLLWIEHIIYCAIGGKGSSRLFGTSNTWHFPNLSRLHAKKLLFTLISDYCSGINTPVLLLHHAGGAWMNHIFDWNTRTISSNPHCQQEARQKLIQIWKGTKYSLFRESHDPYFRKLISFDLSEDTISKITETAEHYFFNAMKYRII
- the recD gene encoding exodeoxyribonuclease V subunit alpha, which gives rise to MKDVVKKILKLGLWHSLDVQFADVLALPIYDDNNIKEALILASATLSANVRIGHVCLPLCFLTPDKLFQGNYPELTNTICRKLGKLSITDWQELLLSCPAVSDGSRVTPLILENKNLYLHHMWRDECIVAQFFNHKYQSNIFQKEKIIYVLNQLFPVSYTEIDWHKIATAIGITHHRVLISGGPGTGKTSIIAKIIAALLLCNNNNNLNIKITAPTGKAAALLTESFKTTINNIPQLKQYSLRNLPEKATTLHSLLRTLLYTEEMQYNYFNFSNLDLVVIDEASMVSLSILAQLILRLSPQTNVILFGDQHQLCSVEPGSVFKDVCQFSNFFYSPERHQELIDLTGYTLPVVSPSESSMHYNYNSIIDGTCILKKNYRFSESSGIHQLSSAINAGDYIKTLSLLNSNIYKDLYYICFVDKKSYITMILNCAMKYSNYFKKLKHTKILTKNILEIFSYYRILCASRDGPFGVIRLNYYVEQILNEKGLIQLNNSRNYIGRPIIILRNKPSLELYNGDVGVLLLNDQNKLSAYFISSQGGIKVIQIYQLPEHETCFAMTIHKAQGSEFQHISIVLSDRHTPLLTRELFYTAVTRARQYLCLYATDHVIISSVNLPTQRYSGLYNKIKNNIMSMV
- the lysA gene encoding diaminopimelate decarboxylase; translated protein: MAHSICTQINSLPYESLKKLHQKYKGPVWVYDASIIINRITQLKQFDVIRYAQKSCSNIHILRLMHNHGVKIDAVSLGEIERALLAGFKTGKQSNEIVFTADILEEETLLRILKLNIVVNAGSIDMLEQLGICSPGHKVWLRINPGFGNGHNQKTNTGGENSKHGIWHEDIPTALYYIHHYDLRLIGLHMHIGSGVQYDHLSKVCNAMVQQILKYKIDVHVISAGGGLTIPYQHNDIVVDVNHYFQLWNNARKYISQHLNHTVTLEIEPGRFLVAESGILIAQIRAVKKMGTRHFVLIDAGYNDLMRPVMYGSYHHISLIPGDNRNMIVETLCDTVVGGPLCESGDIFTQNINGTVLTRKLPCSAKVGDYLIFHDTGAYGASMSSNYNTRPLLPEVLFENGKMRQIRRKQKLEDLFMLETMENFHK